The Pseudomonadota bacterium region GTTCGAGGACTACGAGCAGCTGGTGCGCCACACGGGTCAAGCGATCCGCACGGACCAGCGCGGTGCGCTGCCCGAGAAGCTAGCCCCGCTGGTCGAGCGAGCAGGGCTGAACGCCGAGACGTTCGTGGGCTCGGTGCAGCAGTACGCGCGCACGTTCTTCGGCATGGTGGGGCAGGTAGAACGTATCCGCCTGGAAGGCGCCCGCCGGGGCCAGCAGCACGTCAAAGGCATCCGGGCGGCCAGCCATCTCTACGCGCGCAACGCCGCCTGAGCGAAGCGACGTCACCAGCGGCTAGTTCGCTAGCTGGGTAGCCTGAGTTCAAGCCACTGCGATCCGGCGCAGGCGTGCATGCGCTCCGGGGCCGGCCTGACCGAGGCGTAGCGGCCCGGGCTGCGCACACGCGGGCCCGTCGGTCGCCGTCAGCCGCCAGAATAAAATGGCTGTCCTAGCCTGGTGCTATCACGGGTGCTAGCCTGGTGCTATCACGGGTGGATCGGGTATGCGATTCCGGATCGATGGAGCGAGCCGGAGGCTGGTGGCCGATGCGGGCTTGCCTTAGGGCGGCCCGCCACCAGGCTGGACAGAAGGCTGGTTTGTGCGAGCATGGCGTCCCGGCGCGGATCCGCGCCGCGGACTCAAGTCCCAGGAGAGACGTCCATGCATCAACCGAGCACGGCGACCTATCCGAATGGTGTGCGGCTCATCAAATGGCCGCACAAACAAGCCCCCACCGAGGATAGTGTGGCGGAAGCGATGAAGGGCCTTGGATACAAGGTCTACGATCTGCAGACGGTGCCCCCTTGGTTTGAACGAAGCCGGCACGCACACGATGAACCCGAGATCCGTGGCGCCGTAGACGGTGTCATCACGTTTCACTTCGATGACTACCCGGTGACCATCGAAGCGGGCGATATCCTACTCATTCCGGGTGGGGTTGCTCACGAGGTGATCACCCATAACAGCCGCCCCTTCTCCGCCTACAAGGGCTCGCTGAGCGGGGAACGGCATGTGACCGAACACGGAGACGGCAGGGGCAGCGTGGAGGATCTTGCTAGGGATGGGGCGCGCCCGTTTGGAATGGAGCCCAGTGACGCTGATCGCGCTTGACTTGGACGGTACGCTGGAGGACAGCCGACAGGACATGGTGGCCGCGGCCAGGCGCGTGCGCGAGCAACTCGAGCTGCCACCCCGGCCGGATGAGGAGCTTCGACCCTGGGTCAACGCCGGCATGGATCGGTTGTATCGAGCCTGTTTCGGCGACTACCTCGAACGACAGCCTGGCAGCGAGGCCTATGCGCGCGCCCAGGCGGCGTACGAGGCCGACTACCTTGCGCACATCGCCGACACGACCCGACTCTATCCCGGCATCGCAAACGCGCTGTCCGAGTTGGCGATGCTCGGGAAACTGGCGTGCGTGACCAACAAGCCCGAGGCCATCTCGCGCCGACTGTTGCAGGCCCTGAGAGTAGGCGCTCATTTCTCCGCCGTGGTGGGCGGCGACACCTGCGAGCACGCCAAGCCGCATCCCGTCATGCTTGAGACCGCAGCCCGGGAGGCTGGCTTTCGACGCCTTCGGCCCACCACCTGCTTCATGATCGGGGATACGGCGGCGGATCTCCGCATGGGTCAAGCGTACGGCGCGTTCCGTGTCTGGTGCAGCTGGGGGTATGCACAGGCACTTGACGAGATGGCCGATGCCGTCGCTCGGGAGCCGGCAGAGCTCGTTCAGATCGTGCGTTCGGTACTCGGTTCCGATGGCCGACGAGAATAGACCTGCTGCCTCGCCAGCTCGGCTTCGAGGCGCCCGGCCGGCAAGGCGCGCCGACGCGCGAATACTCCCTGTATTTGAAGGCGGCGCAACATCGCCGCGCGGGATGGATCGGAGTCGAAATGGTGAGGTTGTTTTGCCCCGACGCCTTAGGGCTAGGCCGCACGCAAGTTCTGCGGATGGTGTGGCCGATCATTGTCGCGAATGCGTCCAGTCCGGTGCTGGGCCTGGTGGACACGGCTGTGATCGGCCACGTGGGGACGACAGCAGACCTCGGCGCCATCGGTCTTGCCGCCATCGTCTTCAACTTCATCTACTGGAGTTTCGGCTTTCTTCGCATGGGCACGACGGGCTTCGTGGCGCAGGCGGCTGGCGCCGACCAAGAGTTGGAGGTGCGCGCCGCCTTGGGGCGGGCGCTGGCGGTAGCCGCATGCGCGGGCTCGCTGTTGGTGTTGGCCCAGTCCCCGCTCGAACGTGTCGCGTTTTGGCTCAGCGGCGCCAGTCCCGAGGTCGAGGCGCTGGCACGGGACTATTTCCTGCTTCGCATCTGGGCCGCCCCGGCGTCGCTGGCCACTTTCGCCCTCCTGGGCACGCTGATTGGGCTTGGCCAGAGCCGGATGCTGCTACGCATTCAGCTGTGTCTGAACGCCATGAACGTGGTGCTTGACGTCTTGCTAGCCGGCGTCCTCGGCATGGGTGTCCGAGGCGTCGCGCTCGGTACCGCATTTGCCGAATGGACCACGCTCGCGTTGGCTCTGAGTTGGGTCTTGGCTCTACTCTGGAACCGGCGCGCGGCTCGCCGCCCGGACGACGAACGCCAAGCGGGCGATCTTGGCGCGAAGGA contains the following coding sequences:
- a CDS encoding cupin domain-containing protein, producing MHQPSTATYPNGVRLIKWPHKQAPTEDSVAEAMKGLGYKVYDLQTVPPWFERSRHAHDEPEIRGAVDGVITFHFDDYPVTIEAGDILLIPGGVAHEVITHNSRPFSAYKGSLSGERHVTEHGDGRGSVEDLARDGARPFGMEPSDADRA
- a CDS encoding HAD hydrolase-like protein codes for the protein MTLIALDLDGTLEDSRQDMVAAARRVREQLELPPRPDEELRPWVNAGMDRLYRACFGDYLERQPGSEAYARAQAAYEADYLAHIADTTRLYPGIANALSELAMLGKLACVTNKPEAISRRLLQALRVGAHFSAVVGGDTCEHAKPHPVMLETAAREAGFRRLRPTTCFMIGDTAADLRMGQAYGAFRVWCSWGYAQALDEMADAVAREPAELVQIVRSVLGSDGRRE
- a CDS encoding MATE family efflux transporter, whose protein sequence is MVWPIIVANASSPVLGLVDTAVIGHVGTTADLGAIGLAAIVFNFIYWSFGFLRMGTTGFVAQAAGADQELEVRAALGRALAVAACAGSLLVLAQSPLERVAFWLSGASPEVEALARDYFLLRIWAAPASLATFALLGTLIGLGQSRMLLRIQLCLNAMNVVLDVLLAGVLGMGVRGVALGTAFAEWTTLALALSWVLALLWNRRAARRPDDERQAGDLGAKEPFWAWDLIRDRAKLLQTLSANTDLMLRTLLLIFGFAWFVDRSAQLGNEVLAGNQILLQFVTLSAFFLDGFANVAETLVGRAVGARDKHAFDRAVRLSTEPALATAAVLTLAIVGFGEPFVQALTPLLDVRESASRVLPYAAGYVLVAAAAFQLDGIFIGATRTRDMRNGAAWSVAIYLVAWFGLREVGGNPGLWLAFTIFAAARGLTLAVRYPALRRTLG